The following DNA comes from Triticum aestivum cultivar Chinese Spring chromosome 3D, IWGSC CS RefSeq v2.1, whole genome shotgun sequence.
TTAAGGCTCACAACCATAGGTTACCGGTTTAAATACCAGAAAATCATAATGAAATGCACACAAATAGCCCACCAATGAGCATTTGGTAAGAATTGAACTCTAGTCATTAGTTTATAAGACGAAGGGCTATGCTATTGTTGTCCACAAGTCTATGAACTAGACAAATTAGATTAAATCTTGGGTGCTAGAATACATATTACAAACATAGACGAGGAAGCTTTTTCTTTCTAATACATCATGCTAGTATGGCTACTACTTTTGTATCTAATAATAACATCAGTCTGTCGCTTGACCATAATCTCATGGACTAcaaatataatactccctccgttcacttttgtaagtcgtttcagacagcTCAAAATgggctgttttgcacattgtctgaaatgtcttcaaggtcttataaaaatgaacagaggAGTGCTTCTCTTCACTCATTCTACAGTAGGGTATAAGGCTTTACTAACACATATTGTATTAATTCTCTTTCAGATAAAAGATATGCGTGTCACAGAATCTGGGCATCTTGAGTATTACTTGGAGTATATTGACTATACTGAAGAAGGTAAGCAAATCTTTATATGCAAGCTCTGTTTTTTCTTCTGCACATAACCTTTTGTTTTTTAAGAGAGTGTGAAGGGACCACATGCAATAAATCAATTTGATTACTCATTCTCAAATTTTTAGCTTAAGGATATTGCGGTGCAAGCACTTTGTTCTTCATTCTGTAGACATTCTATAATATTGCCTCAAGCTTTTAATTGATCACGTATGATATCTAGCCAATACTGTTTACCTTTAAGGAGATGGATCATGCAGTGATTGAAAAACCACGCGATCTGTCTATATCCTCCCCAAAATGGTTTGCGTTGTGCAGGTCATAatccccccgcaaaaaaaaagtacaGGTCATAATTGATGAGTTTGATTTTGAACAGGCAGTTGCAAAGCTTACACTCGAATCTGCAGGGCTAGTAAAATCATGGAAATATCTGATTATACCTTGCATTTGAATTTACCCGAGAAATTGATCAATCAATGCACCTACATTTTTCCAGTCCCCTATAAAGCATGTGCTTTCTTGCCCAATGTTTGTCCTGTATGGAAGCGGGGGCAGTACAGTTGGTGGCAGTAGCCATCTAGCGCAAATATGTCTTGTCATGATCTCAGTTTTACCCTTACTGTTGGCTAGGCACAACAAAATCTTGGGATACGCGAATCTGACCAAGATTATAACTGTTGGTTTTCTGTACACCTGATATGATTATTCCTGATGCCCTTTTCAGCCAACGAATGGATTGGAGTCTTCCAAAAGAACCCATTCAACCCACCATGCCTGGAAGGGAAATCAAATGGCAGTACTGAAATAATGTTGCGTCCTTCCTTTCCTCGGTGGTATAGGGGGCAACACGCTCCTAGGCACTTTCCGAAGAGCGAGGTGATAGCACATGTTCATGATGCCTGGAAAGTAGGTGATTGGGTTGACTGGCATAATAAAGATTGCTACTGGACTGGGCAGATTATTGAGTTGACCAGTAAAAATGTGGTTGAGGTAAAACATTTACTCCCTCATTTACAAAATATAAATATATTTGATGTTCTAGTTTTGTCCCAAGTCAAACTTCTTTAGGTTTGACCAAGTCTGTAGAAAAATATATATACAAACATCTGCAATGCTAGCTCCCAATAGCATTATGGTTTGGCAATCTCAAATTCTCAGCACTCTCACCCACGGATGATTTGGTGTTCCCTAACATGAAGCACCAATCAACGGTTCAACACAAGCAGGCAGCAGCAGCACAGGGAAGCAACAAACAAGCAAGCAGCAGGCCAGCGGCACGCGAACAACATGGGGAAGCAACAAGCAAGCAGCAGTTTCTGGCGCCCGTGAATGCAACCTGCAATTCTGCAAAACAAAAGGGTTTCCTATCGGGCCGAAGAGTAGTTGGGCCTCCCGAGTCCCTCACGTGTCCCCTACATCTCCCAGCCGTGTCCTTTTAATTCGTAATTCACGAAATATGGTGGGATACGCGTGTCCGAGCGTGTCCCTGTCTCTGGCCGTATCCTGCCGTGTCCATGTTTTTTAGTCTGGTGGTCCAGTTGTGTTACGGGCTGGTAACACACAATCAACTTTCTTGCTGATGAAGATGACACGCACTGATAAAATGACATCAAATGAACTTTCATGCTCTCGTCAAATGATTAAATATGAACTGGGACAGATTCTGTTATCATTTGATGATCTCCATGTTTTCATGCTGATTATTGGTTTTCTGTCATAACTAACATTATCAGAGACAATAAATTACATGTTCTTGCTTGGCATTTGTCTACAGGTAAAATTCTTGGATCATCCCATGGGTGAAGGCCAGCAGTGTCTTGCTAAGAAAAAGGACCTGAGGCCTGCGCTTGATTGGTCCATCATTAAAGGCTGGACTGTGCCTCTTTCGACGGTAAGTTTCTAAGGTTCGTTTAGGTTCTACAGTAGCTTCTAAATACattttgttaattaattaatgcTTATTCTAGAAGGGAGTTGAGGTGATCCTTGACCAGTTGTGGGTTAGTTCATGGAATCAAATGGATTCTTCTTTTTTGGATGGTCTAACCTTATATATTCCACAGTTTAAACCAAATTATCGTCTATTTTTGTAGACATCTTATAGTGTATCTATTTATGGTCAGGCAAAAGGGAAAAGCTGGCAAGCTGCTCATCTGGTTCATCCTCAATCTGGTACGGCTGATCTTTTGTGAAAATATATGGCTGGCTGTAAATGCACACTAGCTAGGAAACTGGTGAAATTAAGTTTCATGTTTGCGTGGTGGTTTTCAGATGTAGAAGAGAGGAGCAGCACAGATGAAGATGAAGCTCTGGGATCTTCATCAACCGTCAAAACACCTTCGTCGGACAGAAACACCGTATCTAAGCTAAGCAATCAGAGGATGGCGACACACATATCATTAGACCCCAGTCGACGGCGTACCCGCAGTTCCTGTGGGCTACTGATATCTCCATTGGAGCCTGCCACCGTCGAACCGAATGGAAATAGCGGTTCCCGCCGGTACCCCTTTCGGGTCCGAAGGAACGCAGCGGAACAGCAGAGATAAGCTGGTAACGCTGCACACTTGATGACCCCCACGGGGGTTTACAGGCATTATGGGATATACTTAGTGATATATAGCACATCAGCTCTGGAGAAAATGGCCGATCGCTGTATTTGCGGAATTGGCCATATAGGCAGCAGAGGGAGACTTTTCGCGACATTTCTTATGAGAGTATTTGGGCCATGATCCATTGACTGGCTGTTACTCGGCAGAAGTTGTATACTTAAGGCTGGTTGTTACTTGGACCTGCGTTGTCTCATGTGGTTCTGGACCTCCGTGTCTGAATCAGACTGAACAAAAGCTAAGGCCCGtgatgaaaaaggaaaaaaaatatactcctgttttttttcttttcaaaactgACACAAgtgtttttttttgagggaaagccAATTGGCACTTTATTACTGGTTCAGAATAGTTAATGATTGCTGCGGTCCCGGTTTTCAAAACTTTCCAACCGTTTTTTTTTCGTTTTGGGAACCTTCAAGGAGGTTCCTGAACCAGTTTTTTCTTGTTCTGtttttttcgttttcctttttttccatttttcctttttttcttctctcctTTTTCCATTTTATGTTTATATTTCTTTTGTTtgtatttcattttttctttcctttcattttaaattttaattttctTTCTTCAAATTTCTAAAAATCGTTGCGTTTTAAAATTTTGTTGATAAATCCAAAAGATGTCCactattttgaaaaaaattgtacttttgaaaaaatgttcccattATAAAACaatcacaaatttaaaaaaatgttaatgtttcaaaaattgttcgcaaattTCACATTTTTTCTGAAGTTCAAAAAATGTCACATTTTAATTTTTTCCCAATTTTCCGAAAATGATCCTGTTTTCAAATATTGTTCTGTATGTTTTTCTTCAAAATGTTCTAAAAATATTATTTTTTCCATTTTTGCAGGAGTTTCAAAAATAGTTCACGTTTCAAAAGTTGtttccaaatttcaaaaaatgtttgtgttttgaaTATTTTTTTCTAAAATTGTTCGGAGGGTTATTCAAAAGTTATTTGGAACTTCAAAAAATGCTTCTGTTTTcgaaacaaatttaaaaaatgataATGTTCCCACTTTTTAAgagtttcagaaaatgttcgtgttttcaaattttcTTTGGGAGTTAAAAAAAATGTTCGCTTTTCGAAATTTTGTtttggaattacaaacaatgttcCCGTTTCAAAAAAGTGTTCACGATTTTCAGAAAACGTTTTTCAGAATTTAATGATTTGCGCTGGGGTTTGTTTCTTAAGAGTTTGTGTTGTCTTAAAATCACTGAAGCTCGATAGCTCAGCTGGTTGTATCGACAACTCTCTTAGGACGAGATCCTTGGTTTGACTCCCACATGTGACAGATTTTTCGATTTATTTTTACATTGCCACGGCgcctaaatgggccggcccagccggggCTCCATGTGTGCGTCGCGACGGCAATTTGCCGCAGATCGCGTCACATAGGAGGTCCCGAGAATCACAACTATTTCAACCTCTTCTCTCTACCTCTCATCCCCACGCTGGACCATGACGGGCTGGAGCCACAAAATTCAGATTAATACATCATCATAATTGACATGCTTTTGGGCATTTTGTTTGATTCACTTCGCCGTGGATATGATCAGTGTCAGCGCAAACATTCCAACCGAACACCGACGACTACAATTGTCTCAAACTAGCAAGCCAAACTTCAACATCAAACACGGCTCTATCCACCAAAGGAGGAACCTGAAACTTGTATGAAGAGACAACGGCGACCGGCAAATGGTGATAAGGCAAGCAAAGGTTATGTGATAGCTGATAAATGAAGTGAACACAACCTCTCTAGATTATACCATTTTAAAGAACATGAAAACCGGCCAGGAAAAATCTCCTTGGGATTGTATCAAGCATGCGGAGTCCAGAAGGTACATAACTTAAGCCAAATAATTAGCCAATATCGGCTGTGGGCTAGTTTTCAGTTGGGTATACACATTCCATTGGATCATATTAACCAACCAGAACTAACTTCATCAGATTACAACCCAAGTAGCAAGTACCAAGTAGGTTTGGCAATCTTAATTCAAATTTTATTCCTAGTATTTTTTTTATCATAATGATTTGGTCGTTTTCAGTTGGGTTGGGTTACATAAACTGAAACTAACTTCATCAAACTAGCTTTAGATTTGTATTTTTCATTCCTAGTGTAATTTTTTCTACCATAATGATCTATTTTAGAATGATTTGCTCTTCCCACTTTCAACTCTCAAGTAGGCGTTAGGTGGCATTTAACCTGACTAGGCTCTGCACCAAAATTTAGAGACTCCTCCTGCTGTAGTGCTTGCCTTAAAGCCTCAGATGTGGATGATAATTATGGCCGTTTTTATCACTATATCCTGAAGGTTCTCACAAATATGCTGAGCCAATCAAACTTGTCGGATGTCATGCCTGCAATTTCCTTCCGACATAACCAAAAATAGAACTAATTATGAAAGCTCACATACTAGACCTCTCCCGAGTATTTCTGCATTTGACAGGCCCAGTACTAAATGCCCAGTCAACACTTATTACCTGTGGAAGAAGCTCAGTTCCTTCTGATTCTCTTATTGCAGCCTGGAATTGCTCAAAGTTGTCACACTCAATTAGAGCATATCCCTGCATACGAGAAGGCAAGGCACACAAACATTTGTGTCAGCAACAATGACACGTCGATCGCCATTTTATTTTATGTAAGTCCACTTTGAATCAAACTTTGCACGCAATTGTTCCACTTCGAACCACATTTTAGTATTTGAAGTGTTTCTTGCATGATCTGCCCGGATTGTCATGGCCCTCGTTCGACCTTAATCCTTTGTAACAGCCTCTACCACATCGATCCCAGGTTAGCGTGGAGCCGTGACATGAGAACCACTTCAAATACTAAAATGTGGttcaaaactactccctccgtttcaaaataagtgtctcaagcttagtacactttatactaaagttagtataaagttgagacacttattttaggacggatgGAGTATAACCATATGTGTTCAAAATCTGGTGCAAAACACGCTCACAAAATAGAATGCAGTTCAACCCGTCACTGTATCACAAATATCTGCCTCTTCACAGTGGAACTTACTCTTTCTTTTTAGCACTCCGCAGCAGCTTTGCTTGACCTGTTCAAGCCTGCGACTTTAGCATCTCGATGGATTAATGAACAAGGCTCTGGCA
Coding sequences within:
- the LOC123076757 gene encoding uncharacterized protein isoform X1, giving the protein MDLILPFKIGDFAEAKCFDEGFKGAWFRSKIKDMRVTESGHLEYYLEYIDYTEEANEWIGVFQKNPFNPPCLEGKSNGSTEIMLRPSFPRWYRGQHAPRHFPKSEVIAHVHDAWKVGDWVDWHNKDCYWTGQIIELTSKNVVEVKFLDHPMGEGQQCLAKKKDLRPALDWSIIKGWTVPLSTAKGKSWQAAHLVHPQSDVEERSSTDEDEALGSSSTVKTPSSDRNTVSKLSNQRMATHISLDPSRRRTRSSCGLLISPLEPATVEPNGNSGSRRYPFRVRRNAAEQQR
- the LOC123076757 gene encoding uncharacterized protein isoform X2 is translated as MDLILPFKIGDFAEAKCFDEGFKGAWFRSKIKDMRVTESGHLEYYLEYIDYTEEANEWIGVFQKNPFNPPCLEGKSNGSTEIMLRPSFPRWYRGQHAPRHFPKSEVIAHVHDAWKVGDWVDWHNKDCYWTGQIIELTSKNVVEVKFLDHPMGEGQQCLAKKKDLRPALDWSIIKGWTVPLSTAKGKSWQAAHLVHPQSDVEERSSTDEDEALGSSSTVKTHSSDRNIVSKLSNQRMVTHKSSDPSRRRTRSSCGLLVSPLEPATVEPNGSGSRRYPFRVRRNAVEQQR